One stretch of Candidatus Melainabacteria bacterium DNA includes these proteins:
- a CDS encoding NAD(P)/FAD-dependent oxidoreductase: MEKPAGSQQTAVIIGAGPAGLTAAFELLKHTKIKPIVLERTDYLGGIARTVNYKGNRIDIGGHRFFSKSDRVMQWWLDVMPLEALEEKSQVITYQQKTTSVEGQISAPDPKKEDRVMLLRNRKSRIYFMRKFFDYPISLTPATVKNMGLFKTAKVGLSYMKASLFPIKPEKTLDEFLTNRFGKELYLTFFKSYTEKVWGVPCSQITSAWGAQRIKGLSLWRAVRHFFKSSLSAVDIGQKETETSLIERFLYPKLGPGQMWEYVGKHVTESGGEIHNDCNVVKINVTENRVKSVEIEDAKTGERRTYEGDYFFSTMAIKDLVQCLEPKPGPEVTQISDGLLYRDFFTVGLLVNKLKISEQTTNGTKLVSDNWIYIQEPDVKLGRLQIFNNWSPYMIVDQSKVWLGLEYFCNETDDIWSWDDQKLIDFAGKELEHIGIIDASDVLDATVIRMPKTYPGYFGTYEKFDVLQRFIDRFENLFLVGRNGMHKYNNQDHSMLTAMTAVENIINGVKTKDNIWSINTELDYHEEKTTNKS; this comes from the coding sequence ATGGAAAAACCCGCTGGTAGCCAGCAAACGGCCGTAATAATCGGGGCCGGACCGGCTGGATTGACAGCAGCTTTCGAGCTTTTAAAACACACAAAAATCAAACCGATCGTGTTGGAACGCACCGACTATCTCGGCGGCATCGCTCGTACTGTCAATTACAAAGGCAACCGCATCGACATCGGCGGTCATCGCTTCTTTTCCAAATCCGATCGAGTCATGCAGTGGTGGCTCGATGTAATGCCCTTAGAGGCGCTGGAAGAGAAGAGTCAAGTTATTACCTATCAGCAAAAGACGACATCTGTAGAGGGTCAGATTAGCGCTCCTGACCCTAAAAAAGAAGACAGAGTCATGTTATTGCGCAATCGAAAATCGCGCATTTACTTCATGCGCAAATTTTTCGATTATCCAATCAGCCTGACGCCTGCAACCGTTAAAAACATGGGGCTCTTTAAGACTGCGAAGGTCGGTCTGAGTTACATGAAAGCCAGCCTTTTTCCCATCAAGCCAGAGAAAACTCTGGACGAATTTCTCACCAACAGATTCGGAAAAGAGCTCTACCTGACGTTCTTCAAGTCTTACACTGAGAAAGTTTGGGGCGTTCCCTGCTCGCAGATAACTTCGGCATGGGGCGCACAGCGCATCAAAGGGTTATCGCTCTGGCGTGCGGTTCGCCACTTTTTCAAGAGTTCTTTATCAGCTGTAGACATCGGACAAAAAGAAACAGAAACGTCCCTGATCGAGCGATTTCTCTACCCGAAACTCGGTCCCGGACAGATGTGGGAATACGTCGGCAAACACGTTACAGAATCAGGCGGAGAGATTCATAACGACTGCAATGTCGTAAAAATCAACGTCACCGAGAACCGGGTTAAGTCAGTCGAAATAGAAGACGCGAAAACCGGCGAGCGCCGCACCTACGAAGGCGACTACTTTTTCTCGACTATGGCAATCAAAGACCTGGTCCAATGCCTTGAGCCCAAACCGGGACCAGAAGTTACGCAGATCAGTGATGGACTGCTGTATCGGGACTTTTTCACGGTCGGGCTGCTGGTCAATAAACTGAAAATCTCAGAGCAAACCACAAACGGTACAAAGCTCGTATCGGACAACTGGATTTACATTCAGGAGCCGGATGTAAAACTAGGTCGACTCCAGATCTTCAACAACTGGAGTCCCTATATGATTGTCGATCAATCCAAAGTTTGGCTGGGGCTGGAATATTTCTGCAACGAAACTGACGACATCTGGAGCTGGGACGATCAGAAACTGATTGATTTTGCTGGTAAAGAGCTCGAACACATCGGCATCATCGATGCTTCAGATGTACTGGACGCCACTGTTATCAGAATGCCGAAAACCTATCCTGGTTACTTCGGCACTTATGAAAAATTTGATGTTTTGCAACGTTTTATCGACAGATTCGAAAACCTGTTCCTGGTGGGACGTAACGGAATGCACAAATACAACAACCAGGACCACTCGATGCTTACGGCAATGACGGCTGTCGAAAACATCATAAATGGCGTAAAAACCAAGGACAACATCTGGTCAATCAATACTGAACTTGATTATCACGAAGAAAAGACCACTAATAAATCTTAA
- a CDS encoding DUF1574 domain-containing protein has product MQNRLNSQQVTVKTRPSPKFLAGTTFGCLFTLFAFNSIVNATLPEGLPDYRDMTNALISKLPGMLKAKDAPDVLLLGASGIVIPSVRCDDQFHQRPSRYDEQFMKSDIWKYAKSDYLADLLSHQLHKDVTIDNTGSGGCIMSDQYIVLKKYLDAGKRPEFVLITTGPKDFYDNLKPSIDKTPIYTELADLPIRLTDIVQGNCKIDSSVPEMSESLLRALSKFYFFREDYRGFLARKTSELTGHPESLEKTPENLAAQKATAGKDSAALASAKKAEPIRYIPNTNQDIKRFRKIYLPINKTQFDQQMAYLQKTIELAKSNGIAVQICFMPLAEEHKNILKPDAWDTYKKRVTEMAAKEDVACLDPQEEIGFEPDDFEDSAHLNKVGGKKFFNYLTEKICSDQKVAASIAQNGVLIGQH; this is encoded by the coding sequence GTGCAAAACAGATTGAACAGCCAGCAAGTGACCGTCAAAACCAGACCATCTCCGAAATTTTTAGCAGGCACCACATTTGGTTGCTTGTTCACTTTGTTCGCCTTCAACTCAATCGTCAATGCCACTTTGCCTGAGGGATTGCCAGACTATCGTGATATGACCAATGCGCTCATATCAAAGCTCCCGGGAATGCTCAAAGCTAAAGATGCCCCCGATGTACTATTGCTGGGTGCTTCAGGAATCGTCATTCCATCGGTCCGTTGCGACGATCAATTTCATCAACGCCCATCTAGATACGACGAGCAGTTCATGAAATCCGACATCTGGAAATATGCAAAGTCGGACTATTTAGCAGATCTGCTGTCGCATCAGCTGCACAAAGATGTCACCATAGATAATACTGGATCTGGTGGCTGCATTATGTCGGACCAATACATTGTTCTGAAGAAATACCTGGATGCAGGTAAACGTCCGGAGTTTGTCCTGATCACAACCGGACCGAAGGACTTTTACGACAATCTCAAACCAAGCATCGACAAAACACCCATCTACACTGAGCTTGCCGACCTTCCAATCCGCCTGACAGACATTGTGCAAGGCAACTGCAAGATCGATTCGTCAGTACCTGAAATGTCGGAATCATTGCTGCGGGCACTCTCTAAGTTTTACTTCTTCCGAGAAGACTACCGCGGTTTTCTAGCCAGAAAAACGTCCGAATTGACCGGACATCCGGAGTCCCTGGAAAAAACCCCAGAAAATCTTGCCGCCCAAAAGGCTACCGCTGGCAAAGATTCAGCGGCTCTCGCAAGCGCCAAAAAGGCAGAGCCCATCAGGTATATACCAAACACAAACCAGGACATCAAACGATTTCGCAAGATCTATCTGCCCATCAACAAAACTCAGTTCGATCAACAGATGGCCTACCTGCAAAAAACAATCGAACTGGCTAAGAGCAACGGTATTGCAGTACAAATATGCTTCATGCCACTGGCCGAAGAACACAAGAATATATTGAAGCCGGACGCCTGGGATACGTACAAAAAACGTGTCACAGAGATGGCAGCGAAAGAAGACGTCGCCTGCCTTGACCCACAAGAAGAAATCGGTTTTGAACCGGACGATTTCGAGGACAGTGCCCACTTGAACAAAGTAGGTGGCAAGAAATTCTTCAACTACCTGACTGAGAAGATTTGCAGCGACCAGAAAGTTGCCGCGTCGATCGCCCAGAATGGGGTCTTGATCGGTCAGCACTAG
- a CDS encoding DUF1574 domain-containing protein, which yields MAPNLTPTAKALTGTTFSCLACLIAFNIVINALFPSGLPKFQDTANLWGTQVAKLPPLMQSRENADVLIVGASGILFPSVRCDDAFYQRQTRYDDWYMKYKIWSYSKSDYFANLLSKRLGKDISIANSAVGGCMMSDQYLILNKYLASGKKPKMILLFSGPKDFLDNHRTKIEKTSTYVQLADFPIRVGDILQGNTRYDTAIPELTEAIMQSVSSFYFYRDDYRAMLAHETSKLTHHPEDLKKAMVMLGTEDKTPLTKQQKEEAKERADAKFAPSKDAKDLALFRKIYLPINTAQFETQTKYFEKIIALAKEHNIPLQVTFMPLTPQHTAVLPPETWATYKRTVRSIAEKAHIACWDPVQDVNFQPQDFEDSAHLDAAGGQKFFKYLTDRICDDPRVCQTLTDQKVLIGQH from the coding sequence GTGGCACCAAATCTGACACCAACAGCAAAAGCGCTGACAGGCACGACATTCAGTTGCCTGGCGTGTCTGATCGCCTTCAATATTGTGATAAACGCCCTGTTTCCCTCCGGTCTGCCGAAATTTCAAGACACAGCCAACCTCTGGGGAACGCAGGTAGCGAAGCTGCCACCATTGATGCAATCCAGAGAAAATGCCGACGTATTAATCGTTGGAGCATCCGGGATTCTCTTTCCTTCAGTGCGCTGTGATGACGCTTTCTATCAACGCCAGACACGCTACGATGACTGGTACATGAAGTACAAGATCTGGTCATATTCCAAATCTGACTATTTCGCAAATCTGCTGAGCAAGCGCCTCGGCAAAGACATCTCCATTGCCAACAGTGCCGTAGGCGGTTGCATGATGTCAGATCAGTATTTGATCTTGAATAAGTATCTGGCATCCGGCAAGAAGCCAAAAATGATCCTGCTTTTCAGCGGTCCAAAGGACTTTCTCGATAACCATCGCACCAAGATCGAGAAAACATCTACTTATGTGCAGTTAGCCGACTTCCCGATTCGTGTCGGCGATATTTTGCAGGGCAACACTCGCTACGATACTGCCATTCCGGAACTGACTGAAGCAATTATGCAGAGCGTTTCCAGTTTCTATTTCTATAGAGATGATTACCGTGCCATGCTTGCCCACGAGACATCGAAGCTTACTCATCATCCCGAAGATTTGAAAAAAGCTATGGTCATGCTTGGCACAGAAGACAAAACACCGCTGACAAAACAACAGAAAGAAGAAGCTAAAGAACGTGCCGATGCTAAATTCGCGCCTTCAAAAGATGCAAAAGACCTGGCCCTGTTCAGAAAAATCTATCTTCCTATCAATACTGCTCAGTTCGAAACTCAGACGAAGTACTTCGAAAAGATCATCGCCCTGGCTAAAGAACACAACATTCCACTCCAGGTCACTTTCATGCCTCTGACTCCTCAGCATACGGCTGTGCTACCGCCTGAGACATGGGCAACGTATAAAAGAACGGTGCGCTCAATCGCTGAAAAAGCCCATATCGCTTGCTGGGACCCCGTGCAAGACGTGAACTTCCAGCCCCAGGACTTTGAAGACTCAGCCCACCTTGACGCCGCTGGTGGACAGAAGTTTTTCAAATATCTGACCGATCGGATCTGTGACGATCCACGAGTCTGCCAGACATTGACTGACCAGAAAGTGCTGATCGGTCAACATTGA
- a CDS encoding MBOAT family protein yields MLFNSVQYLIFLPTVVLLFWLSPRAVKLPLLLVASYIFYASWNPPFVLLIIGLTLFNFYWGKILSRATTNRKKLFTAGIVANILTLATFKYANFFLDTVASAIHLVSKQTPDFALNIVLPLGISFFVFEFIHYLFEVNRGGKPVDSFVHFALFAAFFPTQIAGPIKRYDDFMKQMTDTNPFKLEYFDEGLPLIVMGLAKKLLLADNLAILVQMGFSNPASYGAPELWLFTYAFAFQIYFDFCAYTDIARGSAMLFGYHIPINFNLPYIAANMADFWHRWHISLSTWLRDYLFIPMGGSRVANWKVNRNILITFALGGLWHGASWSFVIWGLFHGLCLVVHREFVALKGRLPKLDPLWKSGAWHYLSIFLTFNAVCIGDVFFRLQDSKQAFAAVKKMLLFSPIYTAEEAHHFFIAKETLPIIVPVTVTMVAVLFLANLPLSKLINDRAFDRVPPFVKGAFCAVLIIAMIVLIPTTSAPFVYFQF; encoded by the coding sequence ATGCTTTTCAACAGTGTCCAGTATCTGATCTTTCTGCCAACCGTCGTGCTCCTGTTCTGGTTGTCGCCACGCGCCGTCAAACTGCCACTGCTACTGGTAGCAAGCTATATCTTCTACGCATCGTGGAACCCGCCCTTTGTTCTTTTGATCATTGGATTGACACTATTCAACTTCTACTGGGGCAAAATTCTTTCCCGAGCAACGACAAACCGCAAAAAGCTATTCACCGCAGGCATCGTTGCAAATATCTTGACTCTCGCTACTTTCAAGTACGCAAACTTCTTTCTCGACACAGTAGCATCGGCAATTCATCTCGTCAGCAAACAGACCCCGGACTTCGCGCTTAATATTGTTCTGCCGCTCGGCATTTCTTTCTTCGTTTTCGAATTCATACACTATCTATTCGAAGTCAATCGAGGCGGAAAGCCTGTAGATTCTTTCGTACACTTTGCTCTCTTCGCAGCCTTTTTCCCAACGCAGATCGCAGGACCAATCAAGCGATACGACGATTTCATGAAACAGATGACGGACACAAATCCGTTCAAGCTGGAATACTTCGACGAAGGACTGCCCCTCATCGTCATGGGTCTGGCAAAGAAATTACTGCTCGCCGACAACCTGGCTATCCTTGTGCAAATGGGCTTTTCCAACCCCGCCTCATACGGTGCACCGGAGCTGTGGCTGTTCACTTACGCTTTTGCCTTTCAGATCTATTTCGACTTCTGTGCTTACACAGATATAGCTCGCGGTTCCGCGATGCTCTTCGGCTATCACATTCCGATCAACTTCAATCTCCCCTATATTGCTGCGAATATGGCAGATTTCTGGCACCGCTGGCACATCTCGCTATCAACATGGCTGCGCGATTACCTCTTCATTCCGATGGGCGGCTCACGCGTCGCAAACTGGAAAGTTAACCGCAACATTCTCATTACCTTTGCCCTGGGCGGACTCTGGCATGGAGCCTCATGGAGCTTCGTAATATGGGGACTCTTCCATGGACTGTGCCTGGTTGTACACCGTGAATTCGTCGCACTCAAGGGGCGCTTGCCTAAACTTGATCCACTGTGGAAATCGGGCGCCTGGCATTATCTCTCCATATTTCTGACATTCAACGCCGTCTGCATAGGCGACGTGTTTTTCCGCCTGCAGGACAGCAAACAAGCGTTCGCTGCAGTGAAAAAGATGCTTCTCTTCAGCCCTATATACACAGCAGAAGAGGCTCACCACTTCTTCATTGCCAAAGAAACTCTGCCAATAATCGTGCCCGTAACTGTGACCATGGTGGCAGTACTTTTCCTGGCTAATTTGCCTCTGAGCAAATTGATCAATGACCGCGCTTTCGATCGAGTGCCACCATTCGTTAAAGGTGCATTTTGCGCAGTGCTGATAATAGCCATGATCGTTTTGATTCCAACCACTTCGGCTCCATTCGTTTACTTCCAGTTCTAG